In Ciona intestinalis unplaced genomic scaffold, KH HT000128.1, whole genome shotgun sequence, the sequence ATTTTGCTGCTGCGGTCTTCGCAAACTTGGGTAAGACTTTCTACAAGTTGTTCCTTTTGTAGACTTTGCGAACTTTGCTTCTGATGCGTCAAGTTCAAATTTAATTCGACTTTCCGTTTCACGAAATCTTTTACTGATGGCTTGTTTATCtacaaaagatatatattaacttatttTCAACTCGGAAAAAATATCCTGTATAAATCAACGTAACACAGGAGCAATGTACGCAAAATACttcattttatttgacacttttattCACGCTGTTTTTCACcgtgaaatattttaacgactgctgttTTACTACttattcccttctcttcgttatttttaattaatttgatattCGCTacggtatttaaaaaaaaagtatgtaaCTAGACATAACTACTCCATTAAACCCTTAGCCTACCTTTATCACTACTTAGCTTAATCCATGCTTCAGCTGCACGAGCAGGAACTTGTCCAATCACGGCGGACATTTCCTTTTCCGTAACCACCGACGTGTTGGGTCGGTTCGGGAGCTTGCCCATCGCTCGTCTAATCTCGGATTCATGGCTGCTGACAAATTCATTCAATCGAGTTTTTTCATCACCTGTTGATTTTGTTGAGGTGTATGATTAATTAGTGTTCAAGTTGATTTTAATGATCGTCGTCTTGGATTGCTGTATATACTGTAGCGTAGGATGGGACCTTGCAcgcatattttctgatcgtgttttaacaattaaacgCCTATTTAGAGTCGTATTGCTACGATACCCATGCTATTAACATAACGTTCGAGAAAAAAAATCCGAGACAATTGTCCAAAACAAGGGTGTTTTGCACACGGCGCAAGTAAACGTCTTAGAAAGAATTTTTATCGCCCACCGCGGTATACTAGCAAAACATCCAGAAATAACACAGCggtataaaaactgttgtaaCAACTTTTCCGATACAGTTTTTTTGGCCAACCGTCATATTCCTTTATTTGGGAACTTTCGTGGATAGGTTTGTTCTTCGTTTTATTAACGAAATCGGATTGGATCAGATTAATACGTCTGCATGTATGTTGACGTTTAGGGGATAACGAGTTCTTGTTGAAAACCGTTAGACTAAATATACATCTTTCTGCAATTTTATGTTTAGTACTTCCGAACTGGGAGACCCCATACTATTATGCTTGTTAACATTGCACAACTATGTATATTGTAAACATTCATAGTTGTCTTTTATGGCAATACAATGAGTAGTAGTACCACTTTTGCCCACAgaaacacatatagtagggtgggggaagatgggacaactgtAGAACATAAGTTTACCTCTACATTTTCGAACCGTTGCCTCGTCTACGTCAAAACATCCTTTCACCTTTTTTAATCTTGTCACCAGGAAAAcgctaagaaaaaaaattagttcttaaacaaatttgaatcCTGCTTCTTGTTTAAATCCAACTGGGCCaactttgtataaattgtcTATAAACATAACAGTAGTTAATCAACCAATTTTCGTTTTTGAATCtaacttgctttatatttgcatGGTGGAAGATTATAACActgttttcatacacccccGTTTCCGCTTACGAGCACGTATTCAACTTTATGGAGGATTGTTGTTGAGCACGTTATTGAGCatgttagtggtcatatagatcctttttagtcgaacagttgttcttcttgttgttgtttttttgcgcGACTTTTTCCGCATTTATCTTAATTCTTATTTctagcattttttttaactcttgattgaaatcataatatatatttataatatttagactacattttcagatttaaaaccgcataattagcgattaattaccgattactttactgtttgatcaaaagcgctaaattcaaaatataccggttaaactttaattaaaatgattgcaatctataaaatattctGAACTAAgcacagtttttataaatcatacTGCATACGATCGCCTAAttagcgagtaattaacgattacttttctgtttgtttatttttttctaaaatgtatagtacaatgggggaagatgggacacttaagcacatattgccaaatatttccaaaatcaaaatagatgacggtttttggttaataccacgaattagtactatcatttctttattatttgacaccaatttattaaaatataataaaacacacgaggatgagttatttagcgatccgcacaacaagtgaaattttacaaatgcgaaaacacacaggaaaagatgggacagtttgaaatcattgttaattttgattaaaaagtgtatttataaatagaaatatacgtaaataacacgaaatatactgtacgctttgaaaattaagtctaaacactatttttcttgccctactgctatagtttttagttatattattgcattccaattggtattgtttgaacgacaatgggtgatgttcgaacatcaatggataaatattgtatcctacaaatgtatatgaacttgtattaacagaaaattgtctaaaactattaataaagtttttattttttgctacaaattgggtattactactctgtttttggcacaagccccttcttataaattatcaccaagtgcaaatgaccaaatttcgaatatattttcaaaatattatatttttattacatcagtatcttatagttgaaaacacCCTGAggtaaaaattactaaattaaaagcaaatcttttaaagtttggtaataaaaacatgcaaaactacaatgtgggggaagatgggactcaaaattaaaatatattttcattagcagtattctacaacttgtagttaacctaccgagtttaacaggctgtgctagtttctttgccatgtaaactttatatatataccgttaaactgatattttctgttgtttttatctcaaattattGTCATATTGACACCTGCCTGTTTTctttatgcttatatctcaatgtttttttacaaaactaaaactagttttatgagacaaaatcaaactgtacgaaatattcaaggttgttttatgaagctatgaaactagtttaatcgttcgcacatgcaaactaaaaaaaatccttggctttactatgatttagcgagcattaacaaatggcaccttactatttcgcattttctTACCTAtttaaagtatactgtttctattttacatatttttttaatatttaaaaacagtaatcagctttgacgggcgttttataaggtcgtgataatactgccgaataattctgtaaccttattttcctgattatcattaaatgggggtccgtaaaaagaaaattaaaaaatagtctcgtctgacaaagtgtcccatcttcccccaccctactatactttaacattaattaatcAAATGTATTCGATACATTAATTCTAACTACGTTTAGTCTTATGAACCATAGTGTATGAAATCGTCCAATTAATAAGTAATTAATGATTATAACGCTTGCGAGTCAAGTGAAACTGCCATATCGAGAACCCAGTAATAACACAGTAATTGGTATAACACAAGttttggctttgtttacgACTGCACGTGTTGGtaagatatatataagaaATCTTCACAACGATTCatgactgaatcaaactattaccaTTTAAGTGTGGAcacattaaatgcactactcttataccttattatcattaatcgtaattgaaaacattatttttaattcaacatcatatgattaatgtTAACTTCTAatattacctaattactgcgtgattacggtttgtcaaaatttatgaaaacaaacgtttttaagtgatgacaacgttaactagtttaagtttacaatataCACATGCTACAGGAGTTCTACAAAGCGtgtttacacatattctttaccaatcactcaatcctcatacgtcataagtttcattagttataaaacatgtataaatacattctgcctactgcttcacagtcaccaatggcgactagaacccgttttattggttacttcagatttgtttttgatcgagcccagtcgaccattgtagtaaaaggattaattaatatagtagggtggggggagatgtgacacattttcattttgttttctcttttcatttggtagtaaacaaagaacatttaataaattataaaaccgtatctgcacgacttccacagaccgttgttaattgtttaaaacacgatcaggctatttggatattatgtgttaaaggtgtcccatcttctccgactctactatattatgctaattagtttaaaacgtgctcactcattagatctgtgatctcttgttttctgtatagctgacaagATAGACAACTCATATTAGTCACCACAGTGTTGGAGCaaccgttaagtatcttgatCAACTATTTGCCCACGTATATATGATACGCCAAATACGCTATGATGATCAGACTAATATTTAACCGTCGTATCGGGTCATTGGCTATCATAGAGACGCGGAAAGCCTATATTCCCTACACTTTTACCCGCTGACGAGTTACTACAAGTTTACCTATGTGAGTGgttacagtttgttttttgtactttttttcacaccagcaattgcagttaattGTTGCCCAGGGTAACACCCTtctataatggtagcagcattgtaGCAGCAAGTATCGAATTCGGTGCATCTGATTTCCAAGCAAACATTGTTAGCACTAAGCAACATTGCCAAATCAGTGATGTCAACCATGTTATAGCTCTTGCATATGCTTACAGGTCAAACACCGAAACCTACTTTTGAGGGTGCGGATTATTTTGCCTGCGAGGTGAAGAGGGTCTCAGTCTTGTCTGAGTAGGTTCGTCCAGCAATTTAAGCGAATGTGACCcattatatgacgtcacacttgaTTTTTCACGATCGAGTTCACATTTCCATGATTCTTTCGCATCTTGCTGTCAATTAGAATTTAtaggtaaatataaatgatttaCAAGGGTTATTAAACTTTGGCtcatagtactatggggtaaaatgggataatgttagcacctaaatcccatattttctgatcgcatttttaacaaataccaccgctcttttagagtcgcgggactatggttatataattatgtaaatatactttgtttactacgagaTGATGTGACGAGAAAGGAGAATGAAATATATCCAATCTAATTCTACCGTaatgtatacatatattaaattaacaacgtAGGTTTGAAAGATCACGCAAATCATAGATACAGTACAGATCGAAGttttaaacactaaaaaacAACGCTTTTTATGATTTCCAAACATAGAAAGCAGAAATAATTTACCTCTACTGATTTTATGAGAGTTTTAAATTGACTATATCTtgaattttgattttgtttgggATGAATTTTGCACTTAAACAAGTTCATCTTTGAGTATCTAAAGCCTAAACCTTTCTATATCTGACAAAGTAAACTATCCCGAAACCCTTTGAAAAACGTTATTTCCAAATACTTTCATGTTTTAGGTATAAACAAGTCAGCTTACCCgtatcttatttatctttgccaATTCAAAAGGTCGAAGCATCTGCCGCAAGCGAATAATATCTGGAGGGGCAGACGCGACCCGACCCATTTGTTGACGATGTCGCGCTACTTTTCGTCGACCACCACCTGGCAACGGATGAGCCATCGACATTATGAAGTTACCAGTATACCaacaattttaatcaaaacgatcataaaacataataacctAATCTTTGGCgtaaaacagtgttttaaaatctcGTACAAAATTTTCCTAAAATAACCTTTAAACTCTACCCATCTGCTTGGTTACTTAGTATTACAACTTATGTTACAATACCTATGTGTACACTGTACACACATCAGCGCTATAACCTCAACTGCGCTTATACAATGAAGCCTTGGTTCCTAGTAGTTCTCGATTACAATTGTTCCTTTGTCCATTTCGCGTGCTTCTCGTATTGAAGTGTTATCAATAGCGAGGCCGACGACTTTATGACAAGCAATTGAAAAcacttaataaaaatgttcaaaaccgTACTTTAAATATGGTGGCACTTtttagaatatatttatacacgcttttaaaacttttcaggTGACACATTTAAATCTATAATGGATCCGTCAGAGGTGCAGCACACTTACAAAAGctcgtatagtagggttgggcaacatgggacacttttagcacgtaATGTCCAAGTgtcctgatcgtttttaaacaattaacaacggtctatgaaaatCGTGAGGCtatggttttacaattctatgaaagttttctgtttactaccaattgcgATGAGAAAATATACAATGAAAAAGCGTCCTATCTtagcccaccctactatatttcataCCTTTAACATTACAAGcgaatgttaatttttaagttgtaGTCGATAATTGGAAGTTTTGCAGAATTTCAACCCCTTTTCACATAGTTTGAGAAATCCTTATATACAGTCttcataaatttttttctgcaaCAACACAGCGCATGCTTTAATTGTCCATATGTATGCACACAGTACAAAGAGTAACGtagtatgtttatttaaagctCCTACGAAGCACCAAGTACAAATGTACCAAACTAACACatcagtttaaattaatacagGAAAAGCCGCAATGAACAAATACTTTCTTTGTCCTTTCAACGGCGAGTACCATGTGTATTGAAATAGCTTGTATGTTGATATACATGTGAAAAAAAAGGCACAAAACcgtgaaaaaaaactttttacaaataaaatatcgcTTTTGGTCGTTTATAAGTGAATCATGACGCAATAATGGTGCTTATGAAAGAAGCTAAAACGataaaaaacgaaataaaaactaaaacattcaCGACTGAATACAGACAATGAAACtgatttatgacgtaacagtaagATACGTTTGGAAGCATAATTTTCACAACGATTGGTAAATATGGAAGAAATAATTACAATTTGAATTTGACATTAATTGTTAGAAAGAAAGTAAATTCGGTCAATCAGATAATCTGTTTTCTTATTTCTGTATTAGTTACagacagttttaaaaagtattataaaattagtcttttaaataaatcaaatcaATAAAATTCTGTTTATAGAAGCCATTCAGCTGGGACCCACTGAGGGTCATTTTCAAGAAAGAAAGACATTTCTTTGAGTTGTTCGAATGCAACATCGATGTTTTCGTTTATTATCTTAGCATCAAAGAGACGACCATAATGTTCCTTCATTTTGTCTCCTCTTCGAACTAAATCAGCCAATTCCTCTTTCTAACgtatggaataaaaaaaaggttatgaTTGCCATTCAtacatgtaaatatatatttcatatttatatatatatatatacatctggtttatatataaatgcatgcagcttgctttatcctcacgtggccggaaaacacgGTCGTTGtgatacgggtgttctgttttagcTCACGAGTTGCctagtatgttactttgtaggtgattatttttgtttttttctatatggctgataatttggacaacccattaggaaatactgggttggagcaacgtGAGGTCAGGAAACAGCAATTGTATCCACCATTACGGAACTctcagagcgtgaatcgcccatacaaatgcatggtcagCGTATGTTTATTTAGTGCTTGCAAGCGATAAAGAGccagaaaacacgtatagcgattgttttagtatttaaaatatagtacaaCGGGGGAAGATGGAGCACTTGAGCACATactgccaaatattttcaaaatcaaaatagatgacgttTTTTTGGGAAACACCACGAATTAGTTCTATTATTCCTTTATtatttgacaacaatttaataaaatataataaaacacacaaggagttatttagtgatccgcacaacaaggtatattttacaaattcgtaaacacacaggataagatgggacagtttaaaatcattgttaattttgattaataagtgtatttataaatagaaatatacgtaaataacacgaaataatactgtacgctttgaaaattaggttataacattctttttcttgccctactgctatagtttttaacatgttctctatacattatatttttgcataacaattggtattgtttaaacgacaatgggtaatgtttgAACATCAATgcataaatattgtatcctacaaatgtatatgaacttgtaataacagaaaattgattatacctattgttaaagtttttatttttgctacaaactgggtattactactctgtttttggcacaagccacttcttataaattatcaccaagtgcaaattaCCAAACttcgaaaatatattttcaaaatattatcttattattatatcagtatcttatagttgaataacccctgaggtttaaattactaaatcaaaagcaaacctttcaaagtttggcaatgaaaacatacaaaaccacattgtgggggaagatgggactctaaattgaaatatatttacattagcagtattctgcaacttgtagttaacctaccgagtttaacaggctgtgctagtttctttgccgtgtaaacttcatatatataacgttaaaccgatatttttatgttgtttttattccaatttaaagtcattttgtccactgcctattttcttcatgcttatatctcagtgtctttttacaaaactaaaactagttttatgacacaaaatcaaactgtacgaaatagtcaaggttgttttatgaagctatgaaactagtttaatcgttcgcacacgcaaactaaaaaaattcattgacTTTACCATGATTtcgcgagcattaaaaaatagcaccttactatttcgcattttttacctgttcaaagtatactgtttctattttacatttttttttaatatttaaaaacagtaatcagctttgacgagcgttttataaagtcgcaatgatactgtcgaataattctgtaaccttattttcctgattatcattaaatgggggtccgtaaaaagaaaataaaaaagtctcgtctgacaaagtgtcccatcttcccccaccctactatataagtgttaatataaatcttgttttataataaacattctATGGAAGAGtgttaatataaatctttcaaagttggatcaggagaaaattctataaatatgtttttatgacgaatattaatattcagtttttaaaaaaattaaataattgtttttttgatgGGAATAACATGTCAGTGACCAACATAGACGTATGcggaaaaaatcaaaaatttaatatttatatgattaaaGTTATGaccatacttttttatattttacatccatccctcacttttttaaagaaaataatgttttatattttaggtatGATGTAGCGCTATAACAAATCCTAAGCTGGATCgcgagaaaattctataaatatgttttatgacaaatattaatgttcacaagtaattttttttgaattttactatttttagtttagtaccgctggggtctagttagtacagtgtccaaattttatgttaatgGCACAAGTAGAAAGTATCAAAAATGACCGCTATattatctgtattctaggatcaccttggtgcTGGAAACACCagtatatgttaatgttatgcatcttttttttgtattttcatttttaaaacatgttcttttagaGTTTTGGTTGGTATacttaatattctttgttctaTATTCTTTAACTGGTAGACTGTTCAATAAAAGTCGATTATTTATGtcagtttttttgttaaagtaagTAGAAAGCCACTTTTACGCCGAGAAGTGCTTAGTTTCtgaaaaatcgcaatattcaGACAATAAACTACACTCAACAATAATAAATGGTATGCCTTAAGATAGAGAGTCCTAATGACTgctatgatgacgtcacaaaaaaacTGAGATAATGGAGAACAAGACTCATTGTTTTACGATCCGTTCCCTAACTTGGTCTCTACTGACTTTCaattggagcaatttccgttaagtgtcttgcccaaggacacatgcacgcacaattgtagcagtgacgagcctctAACCgatatataaaatgaaacagcTGTGATATAAGGACTACTGTTGCATTAcaatgcaaggataaagtgtCTCAATCATTCTCATTCCTGTATACAGTGTCATGCTACATAGGATATACCAGCGAAAAATTTAAGATTAGTGTATTAATAGAAATGTGAAAACGTGATCTAAAGGTTctaccaaaatttaaaaaatatgtgtcaTTACTACAAATCCAatggagtaaaaaaattagcCATACGaaaatgcatgggatttccgataagaaaaaaatgtcagtCTACTTTGTTAGTTTCTAGTTCCTAAGCTGCTGAGAAAATTTCCCAAAAAACCCAAACTGAAGTCTATATTTCatattctttttataaattcagAAGGACAAGCATTCGCTAATCTGCTATACCAAATTCGAAATCTTTTTGGATTATTCTTTTGTAGTTTAGAAACAGGAAACAATCAAATTTTAGAGCCGTTTTTTTCTAATGGAAAACCTCAAGCATTGTTGCATGAccgtatttgttttttaatccaacaagttttttttcgtGCGATTTTTTCTGAAGCTGTTTTGAAAATGGATACTTTAACGGTACATCACATTTCAGCACCTATTcatatacagtttttatttttagatggTACGCCCACTTAAAGTGCTCGCCAAAAGTCTTTAATTTACAATGCTGGTATTAAGTAGCCATTCCTCATgccagaataaaaaagtgacatttataaaaactcaCAGAAAAAGGCAAACTTCTATTGCGATCAATTGTAAGTTTTGCTCTCACATTGGAAGCCAAATCACCAGGAATATTCAAATCCATCTGATCCAATGGTGGAGGTTGAATGAAGATGATAAAAGGTTTCAATTCCTTTGTTCGAAGCACACTCAGTGCCTGTTGATaataagaaatttatttatatatgggtgaaatATGATGGTAATGTGATACAGATACAACagaaacaattgttaaaaaacatatcaCAGCTTTTTCCGCAATAAATAtctataattaattttttacctaTTTGTTCTGCTGGTACATAATATGTAAGAACTGGTATGTGACAGGTTATTTGttaagattattttttaaagtaaaacccCTTTCTAAAATCTCTTCTGCAAATATAGGACTAGcaaataagtaaaataaagcaatacAAATAAACTGAGTTTAGATTTAGATAAATGTGTGCTAAGAAActaattattattaacaataCATAGAAGGTTTCAGCATGTATAGtgttaaactaaaaacttttgttttaaaactttaatgttaAACTGGTCTACTTTTAAGTGTGCTGTAACTCTAATCAGTTGAGAACTGTCAAAATGTGTTCAGTATTCTATATCAGACTATATGGTTCAGGTTCGGTAGCaaggcctgggatttagatcAGAATTGTTGACCCATTACACCA encodes:
- the LOC100176287 gene encoding uncharacterized protein LOC100176287 isoform X1, which gives rise to MSMAHPLPGGGRRKVARHRQQMGRVASAPPDIIRLRQMLRPFELAKINKIRQDAKESWKCELDREKSSVTSYNGSHSLKLLDEPTQTRLRPSSPRRQNNPHPQNVFLVTRLKKVKGCFDVDEATVRKCRGDEKTRLNEFVSSHESEIRRAMGKLPNRPNTSVVTEKEMSAVIGQVPARAAEAWIKLSSDKDKQAISKRFRETESRIKFELDASEAKFAKSTKGTTCRKSYPSLRRPQQQNIREIYSSTRWIKKAGNQESKSVQKLIECLRKSPPRSLPKEGPHFHITDYSPMFAPVPREPYYDFQIHPEWHQPWHKKYESSTQA
- the LOC100176287 gene encoding uncharacterized protein LOC100176287 isoform X2, coding for MNLFKCKIHPKQNQNSRYSQFKTLIKSVEQDAKESWKCELDREKSSVTSYNGSHSLKLLDEPTQTRLRPSSPRRQNNPHPQNVFLVTRLKKVKGCFDVDEATVRKCRGDEKTRLNEFVSSHESEIRRAMGKLPNRPNTSVVTEKEMSAVIGQVPARAAEAWIKLSSDKDKQAISKRFRETESRIKFELDASEAKFAKSTKGTTCRKSYPSLRRPQQQNIREIYSSTRWIKKAGNQESKSVQKLIECLRKSPPRSLPKEGPHFHITDYSPMFAPVPREPYYDFQIHPEWHQPWHKKYESSTQA